A DNA window from Methanooceanicella nereidis contains the following coding sequences:
- a CDS encoding adenylosuccinate synthetase: MVTTIVVGGFFGDEGKGKIVAHIANTDNPTIIARGGVGPNAGHTVLKNGVKHGVRMVPSGFVYDNARLLIGAGVLVDPVVLDREVSILGVGDRLGVDYRCSIIEEKHIIEDKGTEMLAKKIGTTGTGCGPANKERVMRSALQAKDFPSLKKYLTDVSQECNDAISRGENIIIEGSQGFGISLYYGTYPFVTSKDTSASQLAADVGVGPTRIDEVVVVFKAFPTRVGEGPFPTEMSPNEAKGYGIEEFGTVTGRARRIGYWDGKMARYSAMINGATQAAITGLDRIDPACKGVTDYDNLSDKVKQFLDQAEKDAGVPFTILSTGPEEHEIIDLRKIKK, encoded by the coding sequence ACACCGATAATCCGACGATCATTGCCCGCGGCGGCGTGGGGCCGAACGCAGGACACACTGTTCTTAAGAATGGAGTTAAACACGGGGTCCGTATGGTCCCATCCGGGTTCGTATATGATAACGCCAGACTGCTCATAGGCGCGGGGGTCCTTGTAGACCCCGTCGTCCTTGACAGGGAAGTATCTATCCTCGGGGTCGGGGACAGGCTCGGCGTCGATTACAGGTGCAGCATTATAGAGGAAAAGCACATTATCGAGGACAAGGGCACGGAGATGCTCGCAAAGAAGATCGGTACCACAGGCACAGGATGCGGGCCTGCCAATAAAGAGCGTGTCATGAGGAGCGCGCTCCAGGCGAAGGACTTCCCGTCACTTAAAAAATATCTTACCGATGTCTCTCAGGAGTGCAATGACGCCATATCCCGCGGAGAGAACATTATCATCGAAGGCTCTCAAGGCTTTGGTATCTCTTTATACTACGGCACATACCCGTTCGTCACTTCAAAAGACACTTCCGCTTCGCAACTGGCAGCAGATGTGGGTGTGGGCCCGACAAGGATCGATGAAGTGGTAGTGGTGTTCAAGGCGTTCCCGACAAGGGTCGGGGAAGGCCCGTTCCCGACCGAGATGTCCCCGAATGAGGCAAAGGGATACGGTATCGAGGAGTTCGGCACCGTTACGGGCAGGGCGCGCCGCATAGGGTACTGGGACGGAAAAATGGCACGATACTCTGCCATGATTAACGGCGCCACTCAGGCGGCGATCACGGGACTGGACCGCATCGATCCCGCATGTAAAGGAGTCACCGATTACGATAATCTGAGCGATAAGGTCAAGCAATTCCTGGACCAGGCCGAAAAGGATGCGGGAGTGCCTTTCACGATACTGTCCACCGGGCCTGAAGAGCATGAGATCATTGACCTGCGTAAGATCAAGAAGTGA
- a CDS encoding methytransferase partner Trm112 produces MKKDLMEILCCPVCKGDLELEVVRENDVEVLDGALYCKKCNERYPIEDGIPNLLPPELR; encoded by the coding sequence ATGAAAAAAGACCTTATGGAGATACTGTGCTGCCCTGTTTGCAAGGGCGATCTGGAACTCGAGGTCGTCAGGGAGAACGACGTCGAAGTTCTTGACGGGGCTCTATACTGTAAGAAATGTAACGAAAGATATCCCATAGAGGATGGGATACCGAACCTGCTTCCGCCGGAGCTAAGATAA
- the pyrG gene encoding glutamine hydrolyzing CTP synthase, with translation MKYVVVTGGVMSGLGKGITAASTGRILKNKGYNVTAIKIDPYINIDAGTMSPFQHGEVYVLKDGGEADIDLGHYERFMDINLTSDHNITTGKIYKTVIEKERRGDYLGKTVQIIPHVTNEIKERIRRIARESGADICLVEVGGTVGDIESMPFLEAVRQMNAEEKEEDFTLIHVTLVPIDTMDEQKTKPTQHSVKELRELGIQPDIIVGRCKKPLQKSTKSKISLFCDVPEAAVISAHDSEDIYKVPIQLEQEGMADYLMKRMGLAPREDSQSWNAMVQKMDDADRNITVAIVSKYGIEDVYLSVKEALKHAGIATGCTVKVQWVESEDLEKTEDLSPFFKGVDGILVPGGFGVRGIEGNIKAIRYARENNLPYLGLCLGFQLAVIEFTRNVLGYANATSSEFSAQGTHVIDLLPEQKDVTHMGGTMRLGEHPAWVKENTLAHKLYGVTKICERHRHRYEVNPDMIDEIEAHGLVFSSKNDNRMEIAELPAHKFFMATQFHPEFKSRPERPSPPFLGFVKAMLQK, from the coding sequence GTGAAATATGTAGTAGTGACCGGAGGTGTGATGAGCGGCCTTGGAAAAGGCATCACAGCAGCATCGACAGGCAGGATATTGAAGAACAAGGGCTATAACGTGACAGCGATAAAGATAGACCCTTACATTAACATAGACGCGGGCACAATGAGCCCATTCCAGCACGGGGAAGTCTATGTCCTGAAGGATGGCGGTGAAGCGGATATCGATCTCGGGCACTATGAAAGGTTCATGGACATCAATCTCACTTCGGACCATAACATCACCACAGGCAAGATATACAAGACCGTCATCGAGAAAGAGCGCAGAGGCGACTATCTCGGCAAGACGGTGCAGATCATCCCTCACGTCACAAATGAGATAAAAGAGAGGATAAGGCGCATCGCGCGCGAGAGCGGCGCCGACATATGCCTTGTCGAGGTCGGCGGCACTGTAGGCGACATAGAGAGCATGCCTTTCCTTGAGGCCGTAAGGCAGATGAACGCGGAAGAAAAGGAAGAGGATTTCACTCTTATCCATGTGACTCTCGTGCCCATCGACACGATGGACGAGCAAAAGACCAAGCCGACGCAGCACTCAGTAAAGGAGCTCCGCGAGCTTGGTATCCAGCCGGATATAATTGTCGGAAGGTGCAAGAAGCCTCTGCAAAAGTCCACAAAATCAAAGATATCACTGTTCTGCGATGTCCCGGAAGCGGCAGTCATCAGCGCCCACGATTCGGAAGACATCTATAAGGTCCCCATACAGCTTGAGCAGGAGGGCATGGCCGACTACCTGATGAAGCGCATGGGACTGGCCCCGCGCGAAGATTCGCAGTCATGGAACGCGATGGTCCAGAAGATGGACGACGCTGACCGAAACATTACCGTAGCTATCGTAAGCAAGTATGGTATAGAGGACGTATATCTTAGCGTTAAGGAAGCGTTAAAGCATGCCGGCATCGCCACGGGCTGCACTGTAAAGGTACAGTGGGTAGAGTCCGAAGACCTGGAGAAGACAGAAGACCTGTCACCGTTCTTCAAGGGCGTCGACGGCATCCTGGTCCCGGGAGGCTTCGGGGTAAGGGGCATTGAAGGTAACATCAAGGCTATCAGGTACGCCCGTGAAAACAACCTGCCATACCTGGGCCTTTGCCTTGGCTTCCAGCTTGCGGTGATAGAGTTCACCAGGAACGTGTTAGGGTACGCGAACGCCACCAGCAGCGAATTTTCGGCACAGGGCACTCATGTCATAGACCTGCTTCCGGAGCAAAAGGATGTCACTCACATGGGCGGCACGATGAGGCTCGGAGAGCACCCGGCATGGGTAAAGGAAAACACGCTGGCTCACAAGCTTTACGGCGTGACCAAGATATGCGAGAGGCACAGGCACCGCTATGAGGTTAACCCGGACATGATCGACGAGATCGAGGCGCACGGGTTGGTATTCTCCTCTAAGAACGATAACCGTATGGAGATCGCCGAGCTTCCTGCTCATAAATTCTTCATGGCGACACAGTTCCATCCGGAGTTCAAGTCGAGGCCGGAAAGGCCTTCGCCGCCGTTCTTAGGGTTCGTCAAGGCGATGCTGCAAAAATAA
- a CDS encoding tellurite resistance TerB family protein, whose amino-acid sequence MGLFDKVFGGNQPAKLTAPEAFTGVVLAAVASDGSISQEEGVGVISALSRMKMYRGYNEPQMKNLLEKAANTLKKQGPGAIMIAAKETLNQELRESAFAVAADLILADGVVEDEEKKFLDELQKVLGVPDDLALKIAEVMVIKNRG is encoded by the coding sequence ATGGGATTATTCGACAAGGTGTTTGGCGGTAACCAGCCGGCCAAACTGACCGCGCCGGAGGCATTCACCGGTGTCGTATTAGCGGCTGTGGCATCCGATGGTTCCATATCCCAGGAAGAGGGAGTAGGCGTCATATCGGCTCTGTCCCGCATGAAGATGTACAGGGGATACAATGAGCCTCAGATGAAGAACTTGTTAGAGAAGGCCGCCAATACTCTTAAAAAGCAGGGCCCCGGGGCTATCATGATCGCGGCGAAAGAGACCCTGAACCAGGAGCTTCGTGAGTCGGCTTTCGCAGTAGCGGCAGACCTCATCCTTGCGGACGGCGTCGTCGAGGACGAGGAGAAAAAGTTCCTTGACGAGCTTCAAAAAGTATTAGGCGTCCCTGACGACCTCGCGCTCAAGATAGCAGAGGTCATGGTCATCAAGAACAGAGGATGA
- a CDS encoding DUF128 domain-containing protein, whose product MPDPDTQRKLIEILRILSESTEEMGARKIAEELNRRGYNLGERATRYHLRMLDERGFTKKHGYLGRVLTKMGEEELKHALVTDRMGFISTRIEDFEIRTTFDPVTNSGDVVVNICYVSKNDFDKAFGLMKRVVESGYAISPKIRVADEGEEILENDVPEGQVAFASVCSITIDGVLIKNGIPVNLKYGGIIKITDGVIQRFTDVIDYSGTSINPMSVFTSRKMTSIINVLDKGSGYMLANIREIPMTARDSALKLLDDLHAADINGIFSGCESVRPLLGVPIELGKCGIASYSGINPFAAFGEAGIKTRILPLAAVMNVRELKKME is encoded by the coding sequence ATGCCCGACCCGGATACACAGCGTAAGTTGATCGAGATATTAAGGATACTGAGCGAGTCGACAGAAGAGATGGGAGCCCGCAAGATCGCTGAAGAGCTTAACAGGCGCGGGTATAACCTGGGTGAAAGGGCTACAAGATACCATCTCAGGATGCTCGACGAGAGGGGATTTACTAAGAAGCACGGGTATCTCGGCAGAGTATTGACCAAGATGGGCGAGGAAGAGCTGAAGCATGCGCTCGTCACCGACCGCATGGGCTTCATATCGACGCGCATCGAGGACTTCGAGATCCGGACGACGTTTGACCCCGTCACTAATAGCGGGGACGTGGTCGTTAACATTTGCTACGTAAGCAAAAATGATTTTGATAAGGCGTTCGGCCTGATGAAGAGGGTAGTGGAATCTGGATATGCCATAAGCCCCAAGATACGTGTCGCGGACGAAGGCGAGGAGATACTGGAAAATGACGTGCCCGAGGGGCAGGTCGCCTTTGCCAGCGTTTGCAGCATCACCATAGACGGCGTGCTGATAAAGAACGGCATACCCGTCAACCTGAAATACGGTGGCATAATCAAGATCACCGATGGCGTCATACAGCGCTTCACGGATGTCATAGATTATAGCGGGACATCCATCAACCCGATGAGCGTTTTCACGAGCCGTAAAATGACCTCGATCATTAACGTCCTTGATAAGGGCTCCGGCTACATGCTCGCGAACATCAGGGAGATACCGATGACAGCCAGGGATTCTGCCCTAAAGCTGCTCGATGATCTCCATGCGGCAGATATTAACGGTATCTTTTCGGGATGCGAAAGTGTCAGGCCATTGCTAGGAGTGCCTATCGAACTAGGTAAGTGCGGCATAGCCAGCTATTCGGGAATAAACCCGTTCGCCGCGTTCGGGGAGGCAGGCATCAAGACAAGGATCTTACCGCTCGCAGCGGTCATGAACGTCAGGGAACTAAAGAAGATGGAGTAG
- a CDS encoding DUF2124 domain-containing protein has translation MDSTQENPQILETSHGLSGMLRMFKATMTSQGMNPGDKIVFVGSAGTCVPFIELFAYTIRDSKAEMVLVPDGVLDDSRAIWWIPEIGMQIGGAVDPANADFVILLGGLSMPQSKIGAEGTNDVVKKILKPGGKVFGICFMDMFAKAGWYGKVPFDLVMDATIDPIRLQKLN, from the coding sequence ATGGATAGCACACAAGAAAATCCACAAATTTTGGAAACATCGCACGGCCTTTCGGGAATGTTGAGGATGTTCAAGGCTACGATGACATCCCAGGGAATGAATCCCGGCGACAAGATAGTCTTTGTAGGAAGTGCGGGCACATGCGTGCCTTTTATTGAGCTTTTCGCTTACACTATAAGGGATTCAAAGGCAGAGATGGTACTTGTGCCTGACGGTGTCCTGGATGACTCCCGGGCTATCTGGTGGATCCCGGAGATAGGGATGCAGATAGGGGGCGCTGTCGACCCTGCAAATGCCGATTTCGTGATACTGCTCGGCGGGCTTTCGATGCCGCAGAGCAAGATAGGTGCCGAAGGCACGAACGATGTCGTTAAAAAGATCTTGAAGCCGGGCGGAAAGGTATTCGGTATTTGCTTCATGGACATGTTCGCAAAAGCAGGATGGTACGGCAAAGTGCCGTTCGACCTGGTCATGGACGCGACGATTGATCCTATCAGGCTTCAAAAATTAAACTGA